The DNA segment CGCTGTGGTGGCCGACTATCGACTGAGTCCCCAGGTGCACTACGACGGTTTTCTGGGCGATTGTGCTTTGGCCCTGCAATGGACCTTGTCGCATGCTGCCGGCCTGGGAGGCAACCCCGAGCGGGTGATGGTGATGGGCCATTCCGCTGGGGCTTACAACGCGGCCATGCTCGCGCTGGACCCGCGTTGGCTGGCGCCTTTGGACTTGACCCCAAATCGCCTGGCCGGTTGGATTGGTCTGGCCGGGCCGTACGACTTTTTGCCGATTGTCGACCCCGAGGTACAGCTTGCTTTCGGCTGGCCGCACACCCCGGCCAACTCCCAGCCCATCTTCCACGCCAAAGCCAAAGCGCCCCGCACCTTGCTGCTGGCCGCGCGCAACGACACCGTGGTAGATGCGCAGCGCAACACCGTCGGCCTGGCGAACCGGTTGCGGACTGGGGGTACCGAGGTGGAGATGCGGATCTTTGACCACATAGGCCACGTGACGACCGTCGCTGCCCTGGCCCGCCCCCTGGGCTGGTTGGCCCCGATACTGCCGACCGCGGTAGCTTTTGTGCGCGGGGAATCACTGCCTCAGACATGAGGCGAGCGGGTACGACCGCTTTCCGGCCATCGGGCACGTGACCACGGGCCTGTGAAGCATGGGCCACGCAGATCAAGGACATGCCGGACATGCAGTCGCCTCTATCTGCAGTACCGGTTCTGGCGAAGGCCATCCGGCCGGTGGAGACTGCTATGGCACCAGGCACCAGCAGCGACGAAGAGGCCGCAGCCAATGCAGCCGCAAACCAGTCCAACCGCATGAAGCACCGCGTTGCACTGGCTGCACGCTGCCCATCAGCGTCTGGGGCAAGCCGAGCCTGCACCTGATCCGCGGCGACTGCAACCAACGCTTCAATGCCTAGTGAATTACTTGCGGATGAACGCCGGAGGCGGCATACGGCCAGAAGCTGACAGTCGATGCTTGCAGCACAATATTGCTCGATCAGGTTTCTCGTAGGTGGTAAGAGACGGCCGCTAAAAGGAGTCGCATGAATTGGCTTGATGAAAGGCAAGTGGCCGAGGCACAAAAGGCGGTTATAGGCACAGCCCATGGTCTTGCTGGTGGCTCAGTTCCATTCTTAGAAGGTGTTCGCCAGCTTGCCTTTTTGAGATTCCAAGCATCAAAACTGGACAATGACCCTGACTTTATGTTGTTCGTTGGCATAGCTAGCGAAGCAGATCACATTCCGCCTCAAGAAATTCGCAGCCAATGTACTAAATTGTGGCTTGAACAATGCGACAACGAAGCGAAGGAGCTGGAAGCCTTGTACCAACAGCAGGTTCGTGCGACGTGCGAGCGACTTATTCGGAGATTTTCCTGATTGCAGGTATCGAGGTGGTGGCTGATTCCCGCCAAGCTGCGCATTTGAGCAAAGCCTCTTGACATTGAGTAATTTGCAGCTATCCGCTGAAAGACAGCCTCGGGTCTACAGGGACTTTCCGGCGAGAGCTGCTGTCGGCCATGAGCCGTCGCTGATGGAGTCAAGAAGCAGACATTCAACGCCTGACATGAGCGGCTTACCTTAGGCGAATGCGCTCGATGGCAGGGTCAGGCGCCACGTGCGGGTCAGGTGTCATAGTCACCACTGTCCCAAGGCTCGAAGAACGCCATGTAGTTGCCCGGTTGCGCCTCAACGGCCCAGTCATCCTCTTCATCTTCGGGTGTGCGAAGAACCAAGCCAAAGGTGGTGCCGAACTTGTCGACCGAGAACGGGGCCACGCTGATTCTTTGGTACTTCACCGGCTCTATCTCGGACAAAAGCTTCTTGTGAAACGCTTGGCGCGCAGCTTCATCCATTGCATCGCGAGGGCCGAAGCTGTCGATCTTGGCTTCGACAAGCGCCCCTTTCTTGTCGAACAGGTAGAGCGCAACGAATTCTTCTCCCGCTTTCCCTCTGATTGCAGGCTCAAACGGTGTCGTCAGGAAGAACTGACGACCGTCTGCCGTTTGGCCAACGAATGCCGCTGCGTAGTCGT comes from the Comamonas terrigena NBRC 13299 genome and includes:
- a CDS encoding alpha/beta hydrolase; this translates as MPIFSKLSTPMSRRIGLMGIGSAIVALVSGCSGAQVLDHLVPHDTYHGPTGVSYGPDPRHLLDVYQPQPATDTVPGHAPVVLFLYGGNWTSGERAMYRFVGEALAANGIIAVVADYRLSPQVHYDGFLGDCALALQWTLSHAAGLGGNPERVMVMGHSAGAYNAAMLALDPRWLAPLDLTPNRLAGWIGLAGPYDFLPIVDPEVQLAFGWPHTPANSQPIFHAKAKAPRTLLLAARNDTVVDAQRNTVGLANRLRTGGTEVEMRIFDHIGHVTTVAALARPLGWLAPILPTAVAFVRGESLPQT